One Rosa chinensis cultivar Old Blush chromosome 3, RchiOBHm-V2, whole genome shotgun sequence DNA window includes the following coding sequences:
- the LOC112193589 gene encoding replication protein A 14 kDa subunit B — MDTSNPSVFVNAELLRLYVGRQVRALIQVVQLDAGSVIGKSTDEIQLIVKGTPPFPLTKFVEVIGIADSDKSIQASIWNNFGDTIDTHAYNQLCLLANGEFKHLFI; from the exons ATGGATACGTCAAACCCGTCCGTTTTTGTGAATGCAGAGCTGCTGCGGTTGTATGTCGGAAGGCAGGTTCGGGCGTTGATTCAGGTTGTGCAACTGGATGCTGGATCTGTCATTGGCAAATCTACTGATGAAATTCAGTTAATTGTAAAGGGCACCCCACCCTTTCCTCTTACAAAATTTGTTGAGGTCATAGGTATTGCTGACAGCGATAAATCTATCCAAGCTAGCATATGGAACAACTTTGGTGACACAATTG ACACGCATGCTTACAATCAGCTTTGCTTGCTTGCAAATGGAGAATTTAAGCACTTGTTCATCTGA